In one window of Rathayibacter caricis DSM 15933 DNA:
- a CDS encoding cysteine desulfurase family protein, translating into MRASALAAFVEASQSPGNPSSVHGAGQEARRRLEDARQILAESLGCEPVEVILTAGGTEAINLALKGLYWQRRAEDPARRRILVPGGEHHATIDSVEWLVQHEDAAVEWLELDSEGVLRPEVLAAAIARDPASVALVSALWVNNEIGTIASVVELATVCAEAGVPLHLDAVAAFGHVPLEIAAVRRTSGSGGGAGLAAVSVSGHKVGGPIATGALVLARDARVVPVLHGGGQQRGVRSGTQDVAGAAAFAAAAAEATAELAAESVRLAALRDRLVAGVLEAVPGATLTGPAVDSGRRVANNAHFAFPGAQGDSLLLLLDLAGISVSTGSACTAGIPEPSHVVMALGRSEDEARGVLRLTLGRTTTDSDVDAVLAALPGAYTRAARAGLSNRSVLPTA; encoded by the coding sequence ATGCGCGCCTCGGCGCTCGCCGCCTTCGTCGAGGCCTCGCAGAGCCCGGGCAACCCCTCCTCGGTGCACGGCGCCGGGCAGGAGGCGCGCCGCCGCCTCGAGGACGCGCGCCAGATCCTCGCCGAGTCGCTGGGCTGCGAGCCGGTCGAGGTGATCCTGACCGCGGGCGGCACGGAGGCGATCAACCTCGCGCTCAAGGGCCTCTACTGGCAGCGCCGTGCCGAGGATCCGGCCCGGCGGCGGATCCTCGTGCCCGGGGGAGAGCACCACGCGACGATCGACAGCGTCGAGTGGCTGGTGCAGCACGAGGACGCCGCCGTCGAGTGGCTCGAGCTCGACTCCGAGGGCGTGCTGCGCCCCGAAGTGCTCGCCGCGGCGATCGCCCGCGACCCCGCATCCGTCGCGCTGGTGTCGGCGCTGTGGGTCAACAACGAGATCGGCACCATCGCGTCGGTCGTCGAGCTCGCGACCGTCTGCGCCGAGGCGGGCGTGCCGCTGCACCTCGACGCCGTCGCCGCGTTCGGCCACGTCCCGCTCGAGATCGCGGCGGTGCGCCGCACCTCCGGCTCGGGCGGGGGAGCGGGACTCGCGGCCGTGAGCGTCTCCGGCCACAAGGTGGGCGGGCCGATCGCGACCGGCGCGCTCGTCCTCGCGCGGGACGCCCGGGTCGTCCCGGTCCTGCACGGCGGCGGCCAGCAGCGCGGCGTCCGGTCCGGGACGCAGGACGTCGCGGGCGCCGCCGCGTTCGCCGCGGCCGCCGCGGAGGCGACCGCCGAGCTCGCCGCGGAGTCCGTCCGCCTCGCCGCTCTGCGCGATCGGCTCGTCGCGGGCGTGCTCGAGGCGGTCCCCGGAGCGACGCTGACCGGTCCCGCCGTCGACTCCGGCCGCCGCGTCGCGAACAACGCGCACTTCGCGTTCCCCGGCGCGCAGGGCGACTCCCTCCTGCTGCTGCTCGATCTGGCGGGGATCTCGGTCTCCACCGGGTCGGCGTGCACGGCGGGCATCCCCGAGCCCTCGCACGTGGTGATGGCGCTCGGCCGGAGCGAGGACGAGGCGCGCGGAGTGCTTCGCCTGACGCTCGGCCGCACGACGACCGACTCCGACGTGGACGCGGTCCTCGCGGCGCTGCCCGGGGCCTACACCCGCGCGGCGCGAGCCGGGCTCTCCAACCGGTCCGTCCTGCCCACGGCCTGA
- the mnmA gene encoding tRNA 2-thiouridine(34) synthase MnmA, whose translation MKVLAAMSGGVDSAVAAARAVDAGHDVVGVHLALSRMPGTLRTGSRGCCTIEDSMDAQRAANVLGIPYYVWDFSERFKLDVVDDFVAEYSAGRTPNPCMRCNERIKFAALLEKALDLGFDAVCTGHYASLVTLPDGGRELHRASDEAKDQSYVLGVLTTEQLAHSMFPLGTTPSKAVVRAEAAERGLSVANKPDSYDICFIPDGDTRGWLSERVAPEPGSIVDRDGAVVGAHEGAHGYTVGQRRGLHLGVPAPDGRPRFVLEVRPKTNEVVVGPREALRIGRIAGSRFTWAGAAPEDATTPFRCDVQIRAHADPVPASAVVSDVDGSVELVITPDSPLDGVAPGQTAVVYLGTRVLGQCTIDRTVAADLVDADLGAAYLGGAR comes from the coding sequence GTGAAGGTTCTCGCGGCGATGAGTGGTGGAGTGGACTCGGCGGTGGCCGCGGCCCGGGCGGTGGACGCGGGGCACGACGTGGTCGGCGTGCACCTCGCGCTCAGCCGGATGCCGGGCACGCTCCGGACGGGCAGCCGCGGCTGCTGCACGATCGAGGACTCGATGGACGCGCAGCGCGCGGCGAACGTGCTCGGCATCCCCTACTACGTGTGGGACTTCTCGGAGCGCTTCAAGCTCGACGTCGTCGACGACTTCGTGGCCGAGTACTCCGCGGGCCGCACCCCGAACCCCTGCATGCGCTGCAACGAGCGGATCAAGTTCGCCGCACTGCTCGAGAAGGCGCTCGACCTCGGCTTCGACGCGGTCTGCACCGGCCACTACGCCTCTCTCGTCACCCTGCCCGACGGCGGACGCGAGCTGCACCGGGCGAGCGACGAGGCGAAGGACCAGTCCTACGTCCTCGGCGTCCTGACCACCGAGCAGTTGGCGCACTCGATGTTCCCGCTCGGGACCACGCCGTCGAAGGCCGTGGTGCGGGCCGAGGCCGCCGAGCGCGGCCTGAGCGTCGCGAACAAGCCCGACAGCTACGACATCTGCTTCATCCCCGACGGGGACACCCGCGGCTGGCTGTCCGAGCGGGTCGCTCCGGAGCCGGGCTCGATCGTCGACCGCGACGGTGCGGTCGTCGGTGCGCACGAGGGCGCCCACGGCTACACGGTCGGTCAGCGCCGCGGCCTGCACCTCGGAGTGCCGGCGCCGGACGGCCGCCCCCGCTTCGTGCTCGAGGTGCGACCGAAGACCAACGAGGTCGTCGTCGGACCGCGCGAGGCGCTGCGGATCGGGCGCATCGCCGGCTCCCGGTTCACGTGGGCCGGAGCGGCGCCCGAGGACGCGACGACGCCCTTCCGCTGCGACGTGCAGATCCGCGCTCACGCCGACCCCGTGCCGGCCTCGGCCGTGGTGTCGGACGTCGATGGCAGTGTCGAGCTCGTGATCACCCCCGACTCCCCGCTCGACGGCGTCGCCCCCGGGCAGACCGCGGTCGTCTACCTCGGCACGCGCGTCCTCGGCCAGTGCACGATCGACCGCACCGTGGCCGCCGATCTCGTGGACGCCGACCTCGGAGCCGCCTACCTCGGGGGCGCCCGCTGA
- the ligA gene encoding NAD-dependent DNA ligase LigA — MAADETVAARVDELRERIRSASENYYAADASVLSDAEYDSLVRELAALEAEHPELAAEDSPTRTVGGVVAAGLDPIDHAERMLSLDNVFSADELREWCEKTVASAGREIAWLTELKIDGLAISLHYENGRLVTAATRGDGRTGEDVTVNAVRLAGIPEQLSGEGHPALVEVRGEVFIPVKAFAELNALQERLREEAVEESRARWAARPEATRRPFEEERARDSALRRFPTFANPRNAASGGLRQQLDKKSGLDLRAGEARVQSLALYVHGIGAWQAPPVSSQSDVYGLLASWGLPVSAHNRVSASVDEVVAFVEQYGRERHSVEHEIDGVVVKVDELALHDELGATSRAPRWAIAYKYPPEEVHTKLLDIVVSVGRTGRATPFAVMQKVKVAGSEVRQATLHNADVVKVKGVLIGDTVVLRKAGDVIPEVLGPVVELRDGSEREFVMPTTCPECGTTLAPSKEGDVDLRCPNAESCPAQVRGRVEHIGGRGALDIEALGEVSAAALTQPLVPAEPPLRTEAGLFELTLADLFPIEVVVRDSETGLEKLDAAGRPKVVRPFQRKRQIAKDGPFDPDAGVFAGDESSVPSTNATRLVENIDKAKTKELWRLLVSLSIRHVGPVAARALAGYFGSLDAIRSASRDELAAVDGVGGIIVDALLDWFEVDWHREIVDRWAAAGVRFSTPGHPGPGAAEAAGGVLAGLTVVATGSLEGYSREGALEAIMQAGGKAGSSVSKKTDYVAAGPGAGSKLGKAEQLGVRIIDAAQFHLLVTEGPAAIAPPEEDAESSAPGEAEPDAAESSDES; from the coding sequence ATGGCCGCCGACGAGACCGTCGCCGCCCGGGTCGACGAGCTGCGCGAGCGGATCCGCTCCGCGAGCGAGAACTACTACGCGGCCGACGCCTCCGTCCTCTCGGACGCCGAGTACGACTCGCTGGTGCGCGAGCTGGCCGCCCTCGAGGCCGAGCACCCCGAGCTCGCCGCCGAGGACTCGCCGACCCGCACCGTCGGCGGCGTCGTCGCGGCCGGTCTCGATCCGATCGACCACGCCGAGCGGATGCTGTCGCTCGACAACGTGTTCTCGGCCGACGAGCTGCGCGAGTGGTGCGAGAAGACCGTCGCGTCGGCCGGCCGCGAGATCGCCTGGCTCACCGAGCTCAAGATCGACGGTCTCGCGATCTCCCTCCACTACGAGAACGGGCGTCTCGTCACCGCCGCCACTCGCGGCGACGGCCGGACGGGGGAGGACGTCACGGTCAACGCCGTGCGGCTGGCCGGCATCCCCGAGCAGCTCTCCGGCGAGGGCCACCCCGCCCTGGTCGAGGTCCGCGGCGAGGTGTTCATCCCGGTGAAGGCCTTCGCCGAGCTCAACGCTCTGCAGGAGCGGCTGCGCGAGGAGGCCGTCGAGGAGTCGCGCGCCCGGTGGGCCGCGCGTCCCGAGGCCACCCGCAGGCCGTTCGAGGAGGAGCGGGCCCGCGACAGCGCGCTGCGCCGGTTCCCGACCTTCGCGAACCCGCGCAACGCCGCGAGCGGAGGGCTGCGCCAGCAGCTGGACAAGAAGTCCGGGCTCGATCTGCGCGCCGGGGAGGCCCGGGTGCAGTCGCTCGCGCTCTACGTGCACGGCATCGGAGCGTGGCAGGCTCCGCCGGTGTCCTCGCAGTCGGACGTGTACGGCCTGCTGGCCTCGTGGGGGCTGCCGGTCAGCGCGCACAACCGGGTGTCCGCCTCCGTCGACGAGGTGGTTGCCTTCGTCGAGCAGTACGGGCGGGAGCGCCACTCGGTCGAGCACGAGATCGACGGAGTCGTCGTCAAGGTCGACGAGCTCGCCCTCCACGACGAGCTCGGTGCCACCAGCCGCGCGCCGCGTTGGGCCATCGCCTACAAGTACCCGCCGGAGGAGGTGCACACGAAGCTCCTCGACATCGTCGTGAGCGTCGGACGCACCGGACGGGCCACTCCGTTCGCCGTGATGCAGAAGGTGAAGGTCGCCGGATCCGAGGTCCGCCAGGCCACCCTGCACAACGCCGACGTGGTCAAGGTCAAGGGCGTGCTGATCGGCGACACCGTGGTGCTGCGGAAGGCCGGCGACGTGATCCCCGAGGTGCTCGGCCCGGTCGTCGAGCTGCGCGACGGCAGCGAGCGCGAGTTCGTGATGCCGACGACCTGCCCCGAGTGCGGCACGACCCTCGCTCCCTCGAAGGAGGGCGACGTCGATCTGCGCTGCCCGAACGCCGAGTCGTGCCCGGCGCAGGTGCGCGGGCGCGTCGAGCACATCGGCGGCCGCGGGGCACTCGACATCGAGGCGCTCGGCGAGGTGAGCGCCGCCGCGCTGACCCAGCCGCTCGTCCCCGCGGAGCCGCCGCTGCGCACCGAGGCCGGGCTCTTCGAGCTCACCCTCGCCGACCTGTTCCCGATCGAGGTCGTCGTCCGCGACTCCGAGACCGGTCTCGAGAAGCTCGACGCCGCGGGTCGGCCCAAGGTCGTCCGGCCCTTCCAGCGCAAACGCCAGATCGCGAAGGACGGCCCGTTCGATCCCGACGCGGGCGTGTTCGCGGGGGATGAGTCGTCCGTCCCGTCCACCAACGCCACTCGCCTGGTCGAGAACATCGACAAGGCGAAGACCAAGGAGCTCTGGCGCCTGCTCGTCTCGCTGAGCATCCGGCACGTCGGTCCCGTCGCGGCGCGCGCGCTCGCGGGGTACTTCGGCTCGCTCGACGCCATCCGCTCGGCCAGCCGCGACGAACTCGCGGCCGTCGACGGGGTGGGCGGCATCATCGTCGACGCCCTGCTCGACTGGTTCGAGGTCGACTGGCACCGCGAGATCGTCGATCGCTGGGCAGCCGCGGGGGTGCGCTTCTCGACTCCGGGACACCCCGGCCCCGGTGCCGCCGAGGCGGCGGGAGGAGTGCTCGCCGGGCTCACCGTCGTCGCGACGGGATCCCTCGAGGGCTACTCCCGCGAGGGCGCTCTGGAGGCGATCATGCAGGCCGGCGGCAAGGCGGGCTCGAGCGTCTCGAAGAAGACCGACTACGTGGCGGCCGGGCCCGGTGCGGGCAGCAAGCTCGGCAAGGCGGAGCAGCTCGGCGTCCGCATCATCGACGCCGCGCAGTTCCACCTGCTCGTCACCGAGGGGCCCGCGGCGATCGCTCCACCCGAGGAGGACGCCGAGTCCTCCGCACCCGGCGAGGCCGAGCCCGACGCCGCGGAGTCGTCCGACGAGTCTTGA
- the gatC gene encoding Asp-tRNA(Asn)/Glu-tRNA(Gln) amidotransferase subunit GatC, which produces MSEITAETVAHLAQLARIDLTPEEIQTMTRELGQIVDSVAAVQAVATPDVPATSHPIPLENVFRPDVVGETLTREQALSGAPEHDGSRFQVSAILGEEQ; this is translated from the coding sequence ATGTCCGAGATCACGGCCGAGACGGTCGCCCATCTGGCCCAGCTGGCCAGGATCGACCTCACCCCAGAGGAGATCCAGACCATGACCCGGGAGCTCGGCCAGATCGTCGACTCCGTGGCCGCCGTCCAGGCCGTCGCCACCCCCGATGTGCCCGCGACCAGCCACCCCATCCCGCTCGAGAACGTCTTCCGCCCCGACGTGGTCGGCGAGACCCTCACCCGTGAGCAGGCCCTGTCCGGTGCCCCCGAGCACGACGGCAGCCGCTTCCAGGTGTCCGCGATCCTGGGGGAGGAGCAGTGA
- the gatA gene encoding Asp-tRNA(Asn)/Glu-tRNA(Gln) amidotransferase subunit GatA, with amino-acid sequence MSAHGAEIIRLSASALSEKLVDGSISSTEATRAHLDRIASVDSAVHAFLHVAEESAVGTAADIDRRRAAGESLHPLAGIPLAVKDVIVTNDMPTTSGSRILEGWRPPYDATVMTKVRAAGLVPIGKTNMDEFAMGSTTERSAYGPTHNPWDLDRIPGGSGGGSAAAVASYEAPLALGSDTGGSIRQPAHVTGTVGVKPTYGGVSRYGAIALASSLDQIGPVSRTVLDSALLHDVIAGHDPRDSTSLRDTWPSFADAVRRADVKGLRIGVLKELDGGEGFQPGVLARFHEALAVLEGAGAEIVEVSAPSIEHAVAAYYLILPAEASSNLAKFDSVRFGLRVTPKGGGTVEQVMAATREQGFGPEVKRRIILGTYALSAGYYDAYYGSAQKVRTLVQRDFDRAFASVDVIASPTAPTTAYRLGEKLDDPLAMYRGDIATIPANLAGIPGISVPAGLADEDGLPVGIQFLAPAREDVRLYTVGGALEALLEESWGHPLLAKAPDLAPAEQFASEEGAV; translated from the coding sequence GTGAGCGCCCACGGAGCGGAGATCATCCGCCTGAGCGCCTCCGCGCTCTCCGAGAAGCTCGTCGACGGGTCGATCTCGTCGACGGAGGCGACCCGCGCCCACCTCGACCGCATCGCGTCGGTCGACTCCGCGGTGCACGCGTTCCTGCACGTGGCAGAGGAGTCCGCCGTCGGCACCGCCGCCGACATCGACCGCCGTCGCGCCGCCGGCGAGTCCCTGCACCCGCTGGCGGGGATCCCGCTGGCCGTCAAGGACGTCATCGTCACGAACGACATGCCGACCACGAGCGGGTCGAGGATCCTCGAGGGCTGGCGTCCGCCGTACGACGCGACGGTCATGACGAAGGTCCGCGCCGCCGGCCTCGTGCCGATCGGCAAGACCAACATGGACGAGTTCGCGATGGGCTCGACCACCGAGCGCTCCGCGTACGGCCCGACCCACAACCCGTGGGACCTCGACCGCATCCCCGGCGGCTCGGGCGGCGGCTCCGCCGCGGCGGTCGCGAGCTACGAGGCGCCGCTGGCCCTCGGCTCCGACACCGGCGGCTCGATCCGCCAGCCCGCTCACGTCACGGGCACCGTCGGCGTCAAGCCGACCTACGGCGGCGTCTCGCGCTACGGAGCGATCGCACTCGCCTCGAGCCTCGACCAGATCGGACCCGTCTCGCGGACCGTCCTCGACTCCGCCCTGCTGCACGACGTGATCGCCGGGCACGACCCGCGCGACTCGACGTCGCTGCGCGACACCTGGCCCTCCTTCGCCGATGCGGTCCGCCGCGCCGACGTGAAGGGCCTCCGCATCGGAGTGCTCAAGGAGCTCGACGGCGGAGAGGGCTTCCAGCCCGGCGTCCTCGCGCGCTTCCACGAGGCGCTCGCGGTGCTCGAGGGCGCCGGAGCCGAGATCGTCGAGGTGAGCGCCCCCAGCATCGAGCACGCGGTCGCCGCCTACTACCTGATCCTCCCCGCCGAGGCGTCCAGCAACCTCGCCAAGTTCGACTCCGTCCGCTTCGGCCTGCGGGTCACGCCGAAGGGCGGCGGCACCGTCGAGCAGGTCATGGCGGCCACGCGCGAGCAGGGCTTCGGCCCGGAGGTCAAGCGCCGCATCATCCTGGGCACCTACGCCCTCTCGGCCGGCTACTACGACGCCTACTACGGCAGCGCGCAGAAGGTGCGCACGCTCGTGCAGCGCGACTTCGACCGGGCCTTCGCCTCGGTCGACGTCATCGCCTCGCCGACCGCGCCGACCACCGCCTACCGTCTCGGCGAGAAGCTCGACGACCCGCTGGCGATGTACCGCGGCGACATCGCGACGATCCCGGCGAATCTCGCCGGCATCCCCGGCATCTCGGTCCCCGCGGGGCTGGCCGACGAGGACGGGCTGCCCGTCGGCATCCAGTTCCTCGCTCCCGCCCGCGAGGACGTCCGCCTCTACACCGTCGGCGGAGCGCTCGAGGCCCTGCTCGAGGAGTCGTGGGGTCACCCGCTCCTCGCGAAGGCCCCCGATCTCGCTCCCGCCGAGCAGTTCGCCTCCGAGGAAGGTGCCGTCTGA
- the gatB gene encoding Asp-tRNA(Asn)/Glu-tRNA(Gln) amidotransferase subunit GatB: MASAHTSVPELMDYDEVFERFEPVLGFEVHVELNTRTKMFSDAPNEFGSEPNTNVTPVDLGLPGSLPVVNEQAVRYSISLGLALGCSIAPSSRFARKNYFYPDLAKNYQISQFDEPIAFEGSVEVELADGTLVDIPIERAHMEEDAGKLTHVGGSTGRIQGAEYSLVDYNRAGVPLVEIVTKPIFGAGENAPEFAKAYVATIRDIVLALGISDAKMERGNLRCDANVSLRPWGQEKLGTRTETKNVNSLRSVERAVRYEIQRQAAILAAGGTITQETRHWHEDTGRTSAGRPKSDADDYRYFPEPDLLPVVPAPELIEELRAALPEKPAARRRRLKADWGFTDLEFQDVANSGLLVEIIDTVAAGATPQAARKWWTGEIARLANAAGQDPAALVTPTQVAELAGLVESGTLTDRLAREVLQGVVAGEGSPQEVVDARGLAVVSDDGALIEAIDTALAAQPDVLAKIRDGKVQAAGAVIGAVMKAMKGQADAARVRELVLERAAG, encoded by the coding sequence ATGGCCTCCGCGCACACGTCCGTCCCCGAGCTCATGGACTACGACGAGGTCTTCGAGCGCTTCGAGCCGGTCCTCGGCTTCGAGGTGCACGTCGAGCTCAACACCAGGACCAAGATGTTCTCGGACGCGCCGAACGAGTTCGGCTCCGAGCCCAACACCAACGTCACCCCGGTCGACCTGGGGCTGCCGGGCTCGCTCCCGGTCGTCAACGAGCAGGCCGTGCGCTACTCGATCAGCCTCGGCCTCGCGCTGGGCTGCTCGATCGCGCCGTCGAGCCGCTTCGCCCGGAAGAACTACTTCTACCCGGACCTCGCGAAGAACTACCAGATCTCGCAGTTCGACGAGCCGATCGCCTTCGAGGGCTCGGTCGAGGTCGAGCTGGCCGACGGCACACTGGTCGACATCCCGATCGAGCGCGCGCACATGGAGGAGGACGCGGGCAAGCTCACGCACGTGGGCGGCTCCACCGGCCGCATCCAGGGCGCCGAGTACTCGCTCGTCGACTACAACCGCGCGGGGGTCCCGCTCGTCGAGATCGTCACGAAGCCGATCTTCGGAGCCGGGGAAAACGCACCGGAGTTCGCCAAGGCGTACGTGGCGACCATCCGCGACATCGTCCTCGCCCTCGGCATCTCCGACGCGAAGATGGAGCGCGGCAACCTCCGCTGCGACGCCAACGTCTCCCTCCGCCCGTGGGGCCAGGAGAAGCTCGGCACCCGCACCGAGACCAAGAACGTCAACTCGCTCCGCTCGGTCGAGCGCGCCGTGCGCTACGAGATCCAGCGCCAGGCGGCGATCCTCGCTGCGGGCGGCACGATCACGCAGGAGACGCGCCACTGGCACGAGGACACCGGCCGCACCTCCGCCGGCCGCCCCAAGAGCGACGCCGACGACTACCGCTACTTCCCCGAGCCCGACCTGCTCCCGGTGGTGCCCGCACCCGAGCTGATCGAGGAGCTGCGCGCCGCGCTCCCCGAGAAGCCCGCTGCCCGCCGTCGGCGGCTGAAGGCCGACTGGGGCTTCACCGACCTCGAGTTCCAGGACGTCGCCAACAGCGGCCTGCTGGTCGAGATCATCGATACGGTCGCGGCCGGAGCGACGCCTCAGGCCGCCCGCAAGTGGTGGACCGGCGAGATCGCCCGTCTCGCCAACGCGGCTGGGCAGGACCCGGCGGCCCTGGTCACTCCGACCCAGGTCGCCGAGCTCGCCGGTCTCGTCGAGAGCGGCACGCTGACGGATCGGCTCGCCCGCGAGGTGCTGCAGGGCGTCGTCGCCGGCGAGGGCTCACCGCAGGAGGTCGTCGACGCCCGCGGGCTCGCGGTCGTCTCGGACGACGGTGCGCTCATCGAGGCGATCGACACCGCCCTCGCCGCGCAGCCCGACGTCCTCGCGAAGATCCGCGACGGCAAGGTGCAGGCCGCCGGTGCCGTCATCGGCGCCGTCATGAAGGCGATGAAGGGCCAGGCCGACGCCGCCCGCGTGCGCGAGCTCGTGCTGGAGCGCGCCGCCGGCTGA
- a CDS encoding ASCH domain-containing protein gives MSDRPDDSVPARLDLPSGDFLRPLVSSDADLLGAAIGERRAWLEALLPGGADPHDDVEALRLVEGAARAGRAHAFVLVDDSWTTVRGALSVVPGEGRTATASWWVLPELRGSRSEEEFDAFARRWLLTRWPFDSVETPDNHPEDPAALAGANILAVLPDAPQRTPLPEPDLDAARRLWSEYPGSGPHPLPPVESFGDSVELADELLALVARGVKTATASLVGDDPVPAAGDHWIVCDGTGAPRLVLRDDDVRIGPLDSVDEAFAWAEGEGDRTREAWLSGHRRYFAREDPESELEGVVFERFRVVWPQAAADRAAAFATSAAAALPD, from the coding sequence GTGAGCGACCGGCCCGACGACTCCGTCCCCGCGCGGCTCGATCTGCCGAGTGGTGACTTCCTCCGTCCCCTGGTGTCGAGCGACGCCGACCTCCTCGGTGCGGCGATCGGGGAGCGCCGCGCGTGGCTCGAAGCGCTCCTCCCAGGAGGGGCCGATCCGCATGACGATGTGGAGGCTCTCCGGCTCGTCGAGGGCGCTGCCCGCGCGGGCCGGGCGCACGCGTTCGTCCTCGTCGACGACTCCTGGACCACGGTGCGAGGAGCGTTGAGCGTCGTGCCCGGCGAGGGGCGCACGGCGACCGCGTCCTGGTGGGTCCTCCCGGAGCTGCGCGGATCGCGCAGCGAGGAGGAGTTCGATGCGTTCGCGCGTCGCTGGCTGCTGACACGGTGGCCGTTCGATTCCGTCGAGACTCCGGACAACCACCCCGAGGACCCGGCGGCTCTGGCCGGAGCGAACATCCTCGCGGTGCTGCCCGACGCCCCGCAGCGCACGCCCCTGCCGGAGCCCGACCTCGACGCCGCGCGGCGGCTCTGGTCCGAGTACCCGGGCTCCGGACCGCATCCGCTGCCGCCGGTCGAGTCCTTCGGCGACTCCGTCGAGTTGGCCGACGAGCTGCTCGCACTGGTCGCGCGCGGAGTGAAGACCGCGACCGCGTCCCTGGTCGGCGACGATCCGGTTCCCGCGGCCGGCGATCACTGGATCGTCTGCGACGGGACCGGCGCACCGCGGCTCGTCCTGCGCGATGACGACGTCAGGATCGGACCGCTCGACTCGGTCGACGAGGCGTTCGCCTGGGCCGAGGGGGAGGGCGATCGCACCCGCGAGGCCTGGCTGTCCGGGCATCGGCGCTACTTCGCTCGCGAGGACCCGGAGTCCGAGCTCGAGGGGGTCGTGTTCGAGCGCTTCCGGGTCGTGTGGCCGCAGGCCGCCGCTGATCGCGCCGCCGCCTTCGCGACATCCGCCGCCGCGGCGCTCCCGGACTAG
- a CDS encoding PspC domain-containing protein, whose translation MATLTRPRRGTIIAGVCAALAHRFGWSPFLVRLLFVLSCLLPGPQIIAYIILWIVIPKQR comes from the coding sequence ATGGCCACTCTCACTCGCCCCCGTCGGGGCACGATCATCGCCGGCGTCTGCGCCGCGCTCGCCCACCGCTTCGGCTGGAGCCCGTTTCTGGTCCGTCTGCTCTTCGTGCTCTCGTGCCTGCTGCCGGGACCGCAGATCATCGCCTACATCATCCTGTGGATCGTGATCCCGAAGCAGAGGTGA